A region from the Candidatus Electrothrix scaldis genome encodes:
- a CDS encoding FAD-dependent oxidoreductase encodes MTMEYVIVGGSVAAASGLAAIRRNRPQAEIRVVTDEAIPFYYRPLIPYLLDGSRTADEILFAEQPMAGKETELVHDRCLRIDAQKQVIELQSGKELTYEKLLLAAGGVPIMPLHDLPGISSKGVFTLRSMDDALRIREYLPNCRNAIIIGGGLVGIKATEALNRVGFPSITVIEQQEQILPHRADQVAAKEIAARLRQNGVSLRTNETVAEIINAEGKVSAVRLKSGETIPADMVIVGIGVRPNTDFLAESGISMDYGVQVDSKMRTSVPNIYAAGDLVRFKDQATGEEAVSGLWSNAVHTGRVAGSSMSGGRSEMPPLLSVMNSTEISGLALVSAGRLDNPGDQFTLFAESKGENYRKLLFDKDRLVGLLFLGNVNKAGVYINLIRNRIPLGGRRDRAIREVMREIIQ; translated from the coding sequence ATGACAATGGAATATGTCATTGTAGGCGGCTCAGTAGCTGCTGCTTCCGGGCTGGCTGCCATCCGCCGCAACAGGCCCCAGGCGGAAATCCGAGTGGTGACGGATGAGGCTATCCCCTTCTACTACCGGCCGCTTATCCCCTACCTCCTGGATGGCAGCCGAACAGCGGATGAAATCCTGTTTGCAGAACAGCCTATGGCTGGCAAAGAGACAGAACTGGTTCATGATCGCTGCCTGCGGATTGATGCACAAAAGCAGGTCATCGAACTCCAATCCGGCAAGGAATTGACCTACGAAAAACTACTTCTGGCTGCTGGCGGCGTCCCTATCATGCCACTGCATGACCTGCCTGGGATAAGCAGCAAAGGGGTCTTTACCCTACGCAGCATGGATGATGCGCTCAGGATCAGGGAATATCTGCCCAATTGCCGCAACGCCATCATTATCGGCGGAGGGCTGGTCGGCATCAAGGCCACCGAGGCCCTGAACCGAGTAGGATTTCCCAGCATCACCGTTATTGAGCAACAAGAACAAATCCTCCCGCACAGGGCAGATCAGGTGGCGGCAAAAGAGATTGCTGCCCGGTTGCGGCAAAACGGGGTCAGTCTCCGCACCAACGAAACCGTTGCGGAAATTATAAACGCTGAGGGCAAGGTAAGCGCTGTCAGACTGAAATCGGGTGAAACCATTCCGGCTGATATGGTGATCGTAGGGATTGGTGTACGTCCGAACACTGACTTTCTTGCCGAATCAGGTATCTCAATGGATTATGGGGTGCAGGTGGATAGCAAAATGCGTACATCTGTACCGAATATCTATGCCGCAGGTGATTTGGTCCGCTTTAAAGATCAAGCCACGGGTGAAGAGGCCGTAAGTGGACTCTGGAGCAATGCCGTCCATACCGGAAGGGTGGCAGGCTCCAGCATGAGCGGAGGACGGTCTGAAATGCCACCGCTGCTTTCTGTGATGAACAGCACCGAGATATCAGGCTTAGCCCTAGTTTCAGCGGGCCGACTTGATAATCCTGGCGATCAATTCACACTTTTTGCCGAGAGCAAGGGTGAAAACTACCGTAAGCTCCTGTTTGATAAGGACCGGTTAGTTGGCCTGCTCTTTCTGGGTAACGTTAACAAGGCTGGTGTGTATATCAATCTCATTCGTAACCGCATCCCTTTAGGAGGGCGCCGGGATAGGGCAATCCGCGAGGTTATGCGAGAAATTATTCAATAA
- a CDS encoding 4Fe-4S dicluster domain-containing protein produces the protein MQFLYADAERCLGCRTCEIACRVEHSEEKNLTSAISQIHPPKKRLFVEQQGDRKEPVLCHHCDESPCMAACITGSLYRDERGVVRRKDERCIGCWSCIMSCPFGVVARDANLHLAVKCDRCPDREIPACVASCPTKALRLVDAEDLPKERRREYMLREGE, from the coding sequence ATGCAATTTCTTTACGCAGACGCTGAGCGTTGTCTCGGCTGCCGAACCTGTGAGATCGCCTGTCGGGTTGAGCATTCCGAGGAAAAAAATCTGACTTCTGCAATCAGCCAGATCCATCCCCCGAAAAAGCGTCTTTTTGTTGAGCAACAAGGGGACCGGAAAGAACCGGTACTCTGTCATCACTGTGATGAATCGCCCTGCATGGCCGCCTGCATTACCGGCAGCCTGTATCGCGATGAACGAGGTGTTGTCCGGCGCAAGGATGAACGCTGTATCGGTTGCTGGTCCTGCATCATGTCCTGCCCCTTCGGAGTGGTGGCAAGGGATGCGAACTTGCATCTTGCGGTAAAATGCGATCGCTGTCCGGATCGGGAGATACCGGCCTGCGTGGCCTCCTGCCCAACCAAGGCCCTCCGGCTGGTCGATGCTGAGGATTTACCCAAGGAACGGCGGCGGGAATACATGCTCCGGGAGGGCGAATGA
- the cooS gene encoding anaerobic carbon-monoxide dehydrogenase catalytic subunit codes for MERSIDKAVIHVLNQHKGGNQVQTAWDRYEAQQPQCGFGELGVCCRHCMQGPCRIDPFGEGPTRGVCGATADTIVARGLARAIAGGTASHSGHALHVVHVFQKTVAGEAPAYAIQDKTKLKAVAARSGIEVEGRSSKEIAQDLAKLALSEFGGKEEPLAWAACTVTPGRIEKCSELGIVPTSIDSTVAEVMHRTTYGVDADPINILLGALKCAVADYTACHLATDLSDILFGTPQPVVSKANLGVLREDAVNIALHGHNPLLSDIIAQVASEEELIAEAKKAGASEGLNVVGICCTGNEILMRHGIPLATSSVSQEVAIMTGVLDAMVVDYQCIMPSVATIAECFHTKVITTMPIAKMPGAEHMAFSDENAVECARAIIRQGIERFKFRNPDKVCIPQESSTAIAGFSAEAIIGALAKVNAEDPLKPLIDNIVAGNIRGICLFAGCNTVKIPQDKNYVEMVKKLLAENVLILATGCASSTYARHGFMTSEATNKYAGEGLAAVLTAIGEAAGLEAALPPVLHMGSCVDNPRAVDVAAAVANKLGVDMAQLPVVASAPEAVTEKAIAIGTWAVVGGFPTHLGMAPPVLGSKLVTETLTATIKDLLGGYFIVEPDPVKAAEKLLAVIDERRAGLGL; via the coding sequence ATGGAACGATCAATCGACAAGGCAGTAATCCATGTGCTCAACCAGCACAAAGGTGGCAACCAGGTGCAGACCGCCTGGGATAGATACGAGGCCCAGCAACCACAATGCGGTTTTGGAGAGCTCGGCGTTTGCTGCCGCCACTGCATGCAAGGCCCCTGCCGCATTGATCCCTTTGGCGAAGGACCTACTCGGGGCGTCTGCGGGGCAACTGCGGATACCATCGTTGCCAGGGGGCTGGCCCGAGCAATAGCCGGTGGAACAGCTTCTCATAGTGGTCATGCTCTGCATGTGGTCCATGTATTCCAGAAAACCGTAGCTGGCGAGGCCCCGGCCTACGCCATTCAGGATAAAACAAAGCTCAAGGCCGTAGCAGCCCGTAGCGGCATAGAGGTCGAAGGGCGCTCAAGCAAAGAGATTGCACAAGATCTGGCAAAGCTGGCCCTGTCTGAGTTCGGAGGCAAGGAGGAGCCGCTGGCCTGGGCAGCATGTACGGTTACCCCCGGTCGAATTGAGAAATGTAGTGAGCTTGGCATCGTGCCCACCAGTATTGACAGTACGGTGGCTGAGGTTATGCACCGGACCACCTACGGCGTGGATGCAGACCCCATCAATATCCTCCTGGGCGCGCTGAAATGCGCTGTGGCTGATTACACAGCCTGTCATCTGGCTACTGATCTTTCTGATATCCTCTTTGGCACCCCGCAACCCGTGGTCAGCAAGGCGAATCTGGGCGTCCTCAGGGAAGATGCTGTCAATATTGCCCTGCACGGCCACAATCCCCTCCTCAGCGACATTATCGCTCAAGTTGCCTCTGAGGAGGAACTTATTGCCGAGGCAAAAAAGGCCGGTGCTTCGGAAGGACTGAATGTGGTAGGTATCTGCTGCACAGGCAATGAAATCCTGATGCGGCACGGCATTCCCCTGGCAACCAGCTCGGTTTCCCAGGAAGTGGCCATCATGACCGGAGTATTAGATGCAATGGTGGTGGATTACCAATGCATCATGCCGAGTGTTGCCACCATCGCGGAATGCTTCCACACCAAGGTCATCACCACCATGCCCATCGCCAAGATGCCCGGCGCAGAGCATATGGCCTTTTCCGATGAAAATGCCGTGGAATGTGCCCGGGCAATTATTCGTCAGGGAATAGAGCGCTTCAAATTCCGTAATCCAGACAAGGTCTGTATCCCGCAGGAGTCTTCCACAGCTATTGCCGGTTTTTCAGCAGAGGCCATCATCGGCGCCTTAGCCAAGGTCAATGCCGAGGATCCGCTCAAGCCGCTGATCGACAATATCGTAGCTGGTAATATTCGCGGCATCTGTCTCTTTGCAGGCTGCAACACGGTCAAAATCCCCCAGGACAAAAACTATGTTGAGATGGTCAAGAAACTCCTGGCAGAGAACGTTCTGATCCTGGCCACCGGCTGTGCCTCTTCCACCTATGCCCGCCACGGTTTCATGACTTCGGAGGCCACCAATAAATATGCTGGTGAAGGGCTGGCTGCGGTCCTGACCGCCATCGGTGAGGCTGCCGGACTGGAGGCAGCGCTGCCACCGGTTCTCCATATGGGCTCCTGCGTGGATAACCCCAGAGCAGTGGATGTTGCAGCAGCTGTTGCCAATAAGCTCGGGGTGGATATGGCCCAATTGCCTGTTGTTGCTTCAGCCCCGGAAGCGGTCACCGAAAAGGCTATCGCCATTGGCACTTGGGCTGTGGTTGGCGGCTTCCCCACCCATCTTGGCATGGCCCCGCCTGTACTGGGCAGCAAACTGGTCACGGAGACCCTGACCGCAACGATCAAAGATCTGCTGGGCGGATATTTCATTGTGGAGCCGGACCCAGTCAAGGCTGCGGAAAAACTGCTCGCGGTGATTGACGAGCGCCGAGCCGGTCTGGGCCTGTAG
- a CDS encoding branched-chain amino acid ABC transporter permease LivH (LivHMGF is the membrane component of the LIV-I/LS branched-chain amino acid transporter), whose amino-acid sequence MDIDFEYLVELFFSGLTRGSIYALIALGYTMVYGIIGLINFAHGEIYMIGAFTAFIVATVLSIYGFPLFAVLILAAVAAMVWAAAYGFTVEKLAYRPLRNAPRLSPLISAIGMSIFLQNYVLLAQTSDFLSFPELIPEFAFLEPYAYVIGSTDFVILVTTAVVMVLLTWLIKFTRLGKAMRATAQDKVMAALVGINVNNVISATFVIGSALAALGGLLIASHVGQINFFVGFIAGIKAFTAAVLGGIGSIPGAVLGSFILGLTEAFATGYVSSDYEDVFAFSLLVLILIFRPAGILGKASVEKV is encoded by the coding sequence ATGGATATAGATTTCGAATACCTGGTTGAACTTTTTTTTAGCGGCCTGACCCGTGGCTCTATCTACGCCCTGATCGCTTTGGGCTATACTATGGTCTATGGCATTATCGGCCTGATTAATTTTGCGCATGGCGAGATTTACATGATCGGAGCCTTTACCGCCTTTATCGTTGCTACGGTGTTGTCCATTTATGGCTTTCCGCTTTTTGCCGTGCTGATTTTGGCTGCTGTTGCGGCAATGGTGTGGGCTGCGGCCTATGGCTTTACCGTGGAAAAGTTGGCCTACAGACCGCTCCGTAATGCACCCCGTTTGTCGCCGCTTATTTCAGCCATCGGTATGTCGATTTTTTTGCAGAACTACGTTCTGTTGGCCCAAACGTCCGATTTCCTCTCTTTCCCGGAGCTGATCCCTGAGTTTGCCTTTCTGGAACCCTATGCTTATGTAATTGGCTCAACAGACTTTGTTATCTTGGTCACCACCGCTGTTGTCATGGTGCTCTTGACTTGGCTGATTAAGTTTACCCGATTGGGCAAAGCCATGCGCGCCACGGCCCAGGATAAGGTTATGGCCGCGCTGGTGGGAATCAACGTAAATAATGTGATTTCCGCTACCTTTGTTATCGGCTCAGCCCTGGCTGCCCTTGGTGGTTTGCTCATTGCCTCCCATGTTGGGCAGATTAATTTTTTTGTTGGCTTTATTGCTGGGATCAAGGCCTTTACTGCTGCGGTGCTGGGTGGTATCGGCTCCATTCCCGGCGCCGTGCTCGGCAGCTTCATCCTCGGCCTGACCGAGGCTTTTGCCACTGGCTATGTCTCCAGTGATTACGAAGACGTGTTTGCCTTTTCCCTGCTGGTGTTGATCTTAATTTTCCGGCCCGCAGGTATCCTGGGGAAGGCAAGTGTGGAGAAGGTGTGA
- the fabZ gene encoding 3-hydroxyacyl-ACP dehydratase FabZ — MSEDKKVQLPLGIREILELLPHRYPFIMLDRVLEFEADKRIVGLKNVTMGEPFFQGHFPGEPVMPGVLILEGMAQAGAVLAYLSTEDMNGKLVYFAGMDKVRFRKVVRPGDQLIYTVELVRKKGKIIKVQCQAHVDGVLVTEAEQMASFS, encoded by the coding sequence ATGAGTGAGGACAAAAAGGTGCAGCTCCCTCTGGGAATTAGAGAAATTCTTGAATTATTGCCGCACCGATATCCTTTTATTATGTTGGACAGGGTCTTGGAATTTGAAGCTGATAAGAGAATCGTCGGTTTGAAAAATGTGACTATGGGAGAGCCCTTTTTTCAGGGGCATTTTCCTGGCGAACCTGTCATGCCTGGAGTCCTTATTCTTGAGGGCATGGCTCAGGCTGGGGCTGTGCTGGCCTATCTTTCCACTGAAGATATGAATGGGAAATTGGTTTATTTTGCTGGAATGGATAAGGTCCGTTTCCGTAAGGTTGTCCGTCCGGGTGATCAGCTGATCTATACAGTGGAACTCGTGCGGAAAAAAGGAAAGATTATTAAGGTCCAATGTCAGGCTCATGTTGATGGTGTGTTAGTAACCGAAGCAGAGCAAATGGCGAGTTTTTCTTGA
- the lpxA gene encoding acyl-ACP--UDP-N-acetylglucosamine O-acyltransferase: MTIHATAVVDPQAEVHETASVGAYSVIGPNVTIGPNTVIDAHAVISGHTRIGAENHIGSFSSLGTPPQDMHYQDEPTELIVGDGNKIREYVSIHRGTPSGGGKTIIGNHNMLMAYCHVAHDCILHDHVIMSNVATLGGHVEVGSYANLGGLVAVHQFCRIGPYTYIGGMSGISLDVPPYVILTGTRNRMRIAGVNKIGMRRNGLTRETIGDIDRAFRIIFRSSPQLLVKEALAQVTHEFPESDAVRVLVDFFRESKRGVVKRTEDS; encoded by the coding sequence ATGACTATACATGCTACTGCCGTGGTTGATCCACAGGCGGAAGTTCATGAAACTGCTTCCGTTGGTGCCTACAGCGTTATCGGCCCTAATGTTACCATTGGTCCGAATACCGTCATTGATGCACATGCCGTGATTTCCGGGCATACTCGTATTGGGGCAGAGAATCATATCGGTTCTTTTTCTTCTCTGGGAACGCCGCCACAGGATATGCATTATCAGGATGAACCCACTGAGTTGATTGTCGGTGATGGTAACAAGATACGGGAGTATGTTTCTATTCACCGGGGAACTCCCTCTGGAGGAGGCAAAACAATCATTGGAAATCATAATATGCTCATGGCCTATTGTCATGTGGCCCATGATTGTATCCTTCATGATCATGTCATTATGTCCAACGTGGCTACACTGGGTGGACATGTTGAGGTGGGCAGTTACGCCAATCTTGGTGGTTTGGTGGCCGTTCATCAATTCTGTCGTATAGGTCCTTATACGTATATCGGAGGAATGTCTGGTATCTCCCTTGATGTGCCTCCTTATGTTATTTTAACCGGGACCAGAAATCGAATGCGTATTGCCGGGGTTAATAAGATCGGTATGCGGCGTAATGGCCTGACTCGGGAGACCATAGGGGATATTGACCGTGCCTTTCGCATCATCTTCCGCTCATCACCACAGCTTTTGGTGAAAGAAGCTCTGGCACAGGTCACCCATGAGTTTCCAGAGTCTGACGCTGTTCGTGTGCTGGTGGATTTTTTCCGGGAAAGCAAGCGCGGTGTGGTGAAACGCACTGAAGATAGCTGA
- the lpxI gene encoding UDP-2,3-diacylglucosamine diphosphatase LpxI (LpxI, functionally equivalent to LpxH, replaces it in LPS biosynthesis in a minority of bacteria.), translating to MSTPIGLIAGGGQFPLLFTEAAKARDRRVVAVCHQNETQEELAQCADVSCWVKLGQLGKIIRFFHEQGVRETVFCGTITKTRMFKDILPDLKGLSLWNKIDRRLDDAILRAVAGALEEEGIKVLASTCYLEHLFFSKGILGKKKPTQEQLADIRFGWRIAREIGRLDIGQCVVVREGAVLAVEAIEGTDAAIRRGGELSGSGAVVVKMKKPGQDFRFDLPATGTKTIETLASVKGAVLAVEAGQSLLFDREAMIAAANRAGIVVVGLQEDASGELLF from the coding sequence ATGTCTACACCCATTGGACTTATTGCCGGAGGAGGTCAGTTTCCCCTGCTTTTTACCGAGGCAGCCAAAGCGCGTGACCGCCGGGTTGTCGCGGTTTGTCACCAGAATGAGACCCAGGAGGAGCTCGCTCAGTGCGCTGATGTTTCTTGCTGGGTCAAGCTTGGCCAGCTTGGAAAAATTATTCGTTTTTTTCATGAGCAAGGGGTCCGGGAGACGGTCTTTTGCGGTACCATCACCAAGACTCGTATGTTCAAGGATATTCTTCCAGACCTCAAGGGATTGAGTCTGTGGAATAAAATTGACAGACGTTTAGATGATGCTATCCTTCGGGCGGTTGCCGGAGCACTTGAAGAGGAAGGCATTAAGGTGCTTGCCTCGACCTGCTACCTTGAGCATCTTTTTTTTTCAAAGGGTATTTTAGGAAAGAAAAAGCCCACTCAGGAGCAGTTAGCAGACATTCGTTTTGGTTGGCGTATTGCCCGTGAGATAGGTCGCTTGGATATAGGGCAATGCGTTGTTGTCCGTGAAGGGGCAGTCTTGGCTGTTGAGGCTATTGAGGGGACAGATGCGGCAATTCGTCGGGGCGGTGAACTCTCAGGTTCAGGCGCTGTAGTGGTGAAAATGAAAAAACCGGGCCAGGATTTTCGTTTTGATCTGCCTGCCACAGGGACAAAAACCATCGAGACCTTAGCCTCTGTCAAGGGCGCTGTGCTGGCTGTCGAGGCTGGTCAATCCCTTCTTTTTGATCGCGAGGCCATGATTGCTGCGGCAAACCGGGCAGGTATTGTGGTCGTGGGGCTCCAGGAAGATGCGTCCGGCGAGCTGCTCTTCTAA
- a CDS encoding glycosyltransferase family 4 protein has translation MKSEQNPLKVLLLTTSFPLSRKSRSGVFIQKMIRCLPDHVQVTVLTPDGTEGGLPISANYTVFPFRYAPKSWQQLAHGAGGIMAALARNKLFFLLLPFFLCSHLLTCCWLTRKVDVLHANWSINGVIAGIAGLLFGKPVVTTLRGSDVNLMEKSGVMHRLVHFCLRFSVAVVTVSPSLEQKLTEYFPQYSAKIGVICNGIDQDFFTAAEELQKAAEGNNGGNGGHSASGQGNKPVRFVYVGNLVPGKGVDVILKAASSLPSQISSESWQLDIIGDGPERKALEAFCQEQDLVTQVSFHGAAPPEDIPGLMARSDVFVFASFAEGRPNVVLEAMAVGLPVIAGAIPAVSELIENGQQGLLFPPGDVSALAEHMALLIKEPLTRQRLGEKAREYLHLLGLSWSESARDYARLYTEVATKN, from the coding sequence ATGAAGAGCGAGCAGAACCCACTGAAAGTGCTCCTCCTGACAACATCCTTCCCTTTAAGCAGGAAATCACGAAGTGGCGTCTTTATTCAGAAGATGATCCGCTGCCTTCCTGACCATGTGCAGGTGACGGTGCTGACCCCTGATGGCACGGAAGGAGGTTTGCCCATCTCTGCTAACTATACGGTATTTCCCTTTCGTTATGCCCCAAAGAGCTGGCAGCAGCTTGCCCACGGGGCTGGCGGTATCATGGCTGCTCTTGCCCGCAATAAGCTGTTTTTTCTCCTGCTTCCTTTTTTTCTCTGTTCTCATCTGCTGACCTGTTGTTGGCTTACCCGCAAGGTGGATGTCCTGCATGCCAATTGGTCGATCAATGGTGTTATTGCCGGGATAGCTGGCCTTCTCTTTGGGAAGCCGGTTGTCACCACCCTGCGAGGCAGTGATGTCAACCTGATGGAAAAATCAGGTGTAATGCATAGGCTGGTCCATTTTTGTCTCCGTTTCAGTGTTGCTGTTGTGACGGTCAGCCCTTCTTTAGAGCAAAAACTCACCGAGTATTTTCCCCAGTACAGTGCAAAGATCGGAGTCATTTGTAATGGCATTGATCAGGATTTCTTTACTGCTGCTGAGGAACTTCAGAAAGCTGCAGAAGGAAATAATGGGGGAAATGGTGGTCATTCCGCATCAGGGCAGGGCAATAAACCTGTCCGTTTTGTATATGTAGGGAACCTGGTCCCTGGCAAAGGGGTGGATGTGATTCTCAAGGCGGCCTCTTCTCTACCTTCTCAGATTTCTTCGGAGAGTTGGCAGCTTGATATTATTGGTGACGGCCCGGAACGAAAGGCCTTAGAAGCGTTTTGTCAGGAACAGGACCTGGTAACTCAGGTGTCCTTTCATGGAGCAGCTCCCCCAGAGGATATTCCTGGCTTGATGGCTCGCTCTGATGTCTTTGTCTTTGCCAGCTTTGCCGAGGGAAGGCCTAATGTGGTCCTGGAGGCAATGGCCGTTGGCCTACCGGTGATTGCCGGAGCAATTCCAGCAGTCTCAGAACTCATCGAAAATGGGCAGCAAGGGCTTCTTTTTCCTCCTGGAGATGTCAGTGCCCTTGCAGAACATATGGCCTTGCTCATCAAGGAGCCGCTTACCAGACAGCGGCTGGGAGAGAAGGCCAGGGAATATCTCCATTTGCTCGGGCTGAGTTGGTCAGAGTCAGCACGAGACTACGCCAGACTTTATACAGAGGTGGCAACGAAAAACTGA